Within Sphaerodactylus townsendi isolate TG3544 linkage group LG05, MPM_Stown_v2.3, whole genome shotgun sequence, the genomic segment ACTAAAACGTAGAAGTAAGATTTCAGTTTTGATGTCTAAAGGTAACTTATGTCAGATGTAGatccttgctgtcttcctgtAAAAACAAACGACAACCCTGAATTTCATAAGCATTCTGAAACTGATCTTTAATTTAGGTGCCATTAACCATGTAAAGTTGCTCTGTACTGTGTGGCTGTTAGCTAAATGGGCTGTTAAGCAGAGTTGTTGCTACCAACAAGGTGCGACTCATTTTTCAACACAGCAAATTTCAGAGGTGAGTTGAACGGAGTGTTTGTGGCTGGAACAATAGAGCAAGGGTAGGAGGCTGAATGCTCAAGCAACGGTGGCAAGTGAGCAAGAGCGCTGGCAGAATAGACTTCATGAAATACTGGTTTGTATGGATCTGTGTCTAGAAGGGAATCACTTGTATCTTGGGTAGCCTCAATGGACAAGTTGATTGCTTCCTGCTTTGAGATGCTTTTACATTCTGGAATAGACACTTCTGCTTTAATTCCATTGTGGGCTTCCTGATCAGCACAGTAAGCCAATGTGCAGTAGAAAAAACGTTCAGCTTTAATCTGCTCCGCCCATGCTGTTGCACGTCGTTCTCGTTGGATTCCTTTCCTCCACTGAAGGACTAACATACAACTAAATACCATGATATAACAAAGGCTAAGGACTCCAAAATAGATAGGCAGCAAATCTGAAAGTAAGACCAGATTGTAAGAGTGTTAATTCAGTCTACTAAGGATGCGAACTGTGGTGGAGCAGGTTGGTTTTGTTGAATACATTTATAAGTACATGTCTAATAttaatcaccttttaaaaaaaaagttgcaaagcTCTGTCGTAAGATCTTGGGTTTTAAAAACTTGCCTGCTTTATAACTTACACAGGAGAATGGTGTGTGTATTCTTAAAGGGTTAGATTTCCCACTTGGGTCTTTTTAGAACACATTTCCTTAAGGCTGCTATGAAAGCTGGCCTACAAACAGAATGAGGTAGGTAAATGGGTTGTAGCACTTCAGACAGCAAGGTGGAACAGGTGCATTTTAAATCCTCCTCTGTATAAAAACATCCTGCACATAAAATAGTTGTCACACCAGGCAAGGCTAGTTTACTGCCCAAGCAACTCCAGCAGTTACTTGGGACACCAAAGCAGCAAAGGGTATCACCTGGGTAGCAGTATTAGGCATGAGTTGCTCCTGTTTTGTCTCCCACAGACCAGGTCCAAGGCAGGTTGAGTTTGTCTTCAATCTGCCTTAAAGTGGTACAGAAGGTGAATTGCACACCCTCTGCACTGGCACCACTGCCCCAAACTGCAGAAAATCTCCACAGCTCCTTGGCCCTATAGCAGTGGCATGGATCCATGTGGTCAGAACAACCATATCAAGTTAAGGTGCCATCTTGTAtgctaggctgagttggaagaaagacCTATTTTCATTGC encodes:
- the TEX38 gene encoding testis-expressed protein 38; the protein is MIKDLLPIYFGVLSLCYIMVFSCMLVLQWRKGIQRERRATAWAEQIKAERFFYCTLAYCADQEAHNGIKAEVSIPECKSISKQEAINLSIEATQDTSDSLLDTDPYKPVFHEVYSASALAHLPPLLEHSASYPCSIVPATNTPFNSPLKFAVLKNESHLVGSNNSA